The following coding sequences lie in one uncultured Desulfovibrio sp. genomic window:
- a CDS encoding histidine phosphatase family protein produces MSGIWLVRHGMLPPNPERRMVGARNIPLSSAGREQIRLLARQFMPEVQGALGAVICSDLDRCRETAGILMEALPQGRPPLHVEPGLREIDLGLWQGMTKAEIELAWPGAHAARGQDMAHFCPPHGESFMQAQRRALAAVARWRRFYPGATLLMVSHAGILGSLLAHYLALPLKDVLRIPQYYGCRAFVPEW; encoded by the coding sequence ATGAGCGGCATCTGGCTGGTGCGGCACGGCATGTTGCCGCCCAATCCAGAGCGACGCATGGTCGGCGCGCGGAATATTCCCTTAAGCTCTGCGGGCCGGGAGCAGATACGCCTCTTGGCGCGGCAGTTCATGCCAGAAGTGCAGGGCGCGCTTGGCGCGGTCATCTGCTCGGATCTTGACCGCTGCCGCGAGACTGCCGGCATCCTGATGGAGGCATTGCCGCAGGGGCGGCCCCCCCTGCATGTGGAACCCGGTCTGCGCGAGATTGATCTTGGCCTCTGGCAGGGAATGACCAAGGCGGAAATTGAGCTCGCATGGCCCGGAGCGCATGCAGCGCGCGGGCAGGATATGGCGCACTTTTGCCCCCCGCATGGCGAAAGCTTCATGCAGGCCCAGCGCCGCGCTCTGGCGGCTGTGGCGCGCTGGAGGAGGTTTTACCCCGGTGCAACCCTGCTCATGGTTTCGCATGCGGGTATTCTGGGCAGCTTGCTGGCCCACTACCTTGCCCTGCCGCTCAAGGATGTGCTGCGCATACCCCAATACTACGGGTGCCGCGCCTTTGTGCCGGAATGGTAG
- the hisA gene encoding 1-(5-phosphoribosyl)-5-[(5-phosphoribosylamino)methylideneamino]imidazole-4-carboxamide isomerase, with amino-acid sequence MILFPAVDIQDGKAVRLKQGRAHESTVFAEDPTDAAKAWEARGAQWLHVVDLDGAFDGAAKSREIVRRICTELSIPVQLGGGIRDMATAQAYFDAGVSRLIIGTLALEQPELFAEMCRAFPGRIGVSLDAEGGKLKTRGWVADTGLTVDGVLPRLLADGAAFIIYTDIERDGMQCGVNVAALEHLSRLSTAPVIAAGGVATLADVQKLYPLTRTTSLAGAVSGRALYEGTLNLEEANAWIAAQ; translated from the coding sequence ATGATTCTGTTTCCCGCCGTGGACATTCAGGACGGCAAGGCCGTGCGCCTCAAGCAGGGCCGCGCTCATGAAAGCACCGTCTTTGCCGAAGACCCCACAGACGCCGCCAAAGCCTGGGAAGCGCGAGGCGCTCAATGGCTACACGTGGTTGATCTGGACGGAGCCTTTGACGGCGCGGCCAAAAGCCGCGAGATCGTGCGCCGCATATGCACCGAGCTGTCGATTCCCGTGCAGCTTGGCGGCGGTATCCGCGACATGGCAACAGCCCAGGCCTATTTTGATGCGGGTGTTTCACGCCTGATTATCGGCACCCTGGCTCTGGAACAGCCCGAGCTTTTTGCCGAGATGTGCCGCGCCTTTCCTGGCCGCATTGGCGTTTCGCTGGATGCGGAAGGCGGCAAACTCAAGACACGTGGATGGGTTGCCGACACAGGCCTGACCGTTGACGGGGTTCTGCCCCGCCTGCTGGCCGATGGAGCTGCATTCATCATCTATACCGATATCGAACGCGACGGCATGCAGTGCGGCGTCAACGTGGCTGCGCTTGAGCATCTTTCGCGCCTTTCCACGGCGCCTGTCATCGCGGCGGGCGGCGTTGCAACGCTGGCGGATGTGCAGAAGCTCTACCCCCTCACCCGCACTACCAGCCTTGCTGGCGCTGTGAGCGGCAGGGCGCTGTACGAGGGCACCCTCAACCTTGAGGAAGCCAACGCCTGGATCGCCGCCCAATGA
- a CDS encoding DVU_1553 family AMP-dependent CoA ligase produces MTDDVNHPSITGFGSCPLDLWLARQCGARSSGELPGRLAIAQTALLRSTLRQALRGAFYARHLRECDLDITSVDDLERLPFTTAEDLRHWGDFLCVSQGDVQRMVTLHTSGTTGQPKRLAFTDADLARTRDFFAVGMSQLVGAGQRLAVLLPGAERPDGVADLLRQALSAACVDVLAPPPEVHAVPAADTDSCAEPGKALALWLEQAKPHCLVAAPAQLALLLKHFPHRGPQGLVGILTSAEPLDDALGQALRRAWQCEILDHYGLTETAYGCAVECPAHQGFHVRELDVLIEIVDISGRKVLAKGEEGEVVITTLQRQAMPLVRYRTGDVACLLPAPCACGSPLRRLGPVRGRIERKNGQPPRIVRPAKGRGV; encoded by the coding sequence TTGATCTCTGGCTGGCCCGTCAGTGTGGGGCGCGCAGTTCCGGGGAGCTGCCCGGCAGGCTGGCGATTGCGCAAACGGCCTTGCTGCGCAGCACCTTGCGGCAGGCCTTGCGTGGGGCGTTTTATGCCAGGCATTTGCGGGAGTGCGATCTGGATATAACCAGTGTGGATGATCTGGAGCGCCTGCCCTTCACCACTGCGGAAGACCTGCGCCACTGGGGTGATTTTTTGTGCGTTTCTCAGGGGGATGTGCAGCGTATGGTCACGCTGCACACGTCAGGCACCACCGGGCAACCCAAGCGGCTTGCCTTTACTGATGCGGATCTGGCCCGCACGCGCGATTTTTTTGCCGTGGGCATGAGCCAGCTTGTGGGCGCGGGGCAGCGGCTGGCAGTGCTGTTGCCCGGTGCGGAGCGGCCTGACGGCGTGGCCGACCTGCTGCGGCAGGCTTTGAGCGCGGCGTGTGTGGATGTGCTGGCCCCGCCGCCGGAAGTTCACGCGGTTCCAGCGGCAGATACAGACTCTTGCGCGGAGCCGGGCAAAGCCCTTGCCCTGTGGCTGGAGCAGGCAAAGCCCCATTGCCTTGTGGCCGCGCCAGCGCAACTCGCCCTTTTGCTGAAGCACTTTCCCCACCGGGGGCCGCAGGGGCTTGTGGGTATACTCACCAGCGCTGAGCCGCTGGACGATGCGCTTGGGCAGGCTCTGCGCCGGGCGTGGCAATGCGAGATTCTGGATCACTACGGCCTTACTGAAACCGCCTATGGTTGCGCGGTGGAATGCCCCGCGCATCAGGGATTTCATGTGCGCGAACTGGACGTTCTGATAGAAATAGTAGATATTTCAGGGCGTAAAGTATTGGCCAAAGGCGAGGAGGGCGAGGTCGTCATTACCACGCTCCAACGTCAGGCCATGCCCTTGGTGCGATATCGAACCGGTGATGTGGCCTGTCTGCTGCCAGCCCCTTGCGCCTGCGGCAGCCCTTTGCGCAGGCTTGGCCCTGTGCGTGGCCGCATTGAACGCAAAAACGGGCAACCTCCGCGCATCGTGCGTCCCGCCAAGGGGCGGGGTGTTTAA
- a CDS encoding DVU_1551 family NTP transferase has translation MKPAVLILAAGMASRMGAAKALLSLPSLPEGGRCSALRGLVSLYRSLGVENVVIVSGFHAEIVEAEALAQGLTAVRNPDPQRGMFSSVQTGVEALLKGGFEGQFFVQPVDVPLVRPLTIRALLDAIGQEEANQAAALAVSGKAALMPVLVPTFDDQEGHPPLIPMTLAPHILAHQGHNGLRGALEGAPLRHVPVADALILEDMDTPDDYARLRVLARERHTLSPVEAECLLHTCNVPEKGLRHARAVGAVACCLAEALAHAREAAGYDAGVDPRLALAGGLLHDICKGQPRHEAAAGEFLRRLELPEMARLVQDHRDLSLPEDEPVTERELVYLADKYCYGGNFVPVQRRFGLKLEAYAQDAPACEAIQGRLGRVKALEERIAREIGKEPALVAERALVRNCNAARGTARREVA, from the coding sequence ATGAAACCAGCCGTTCTGATTCTTGCCGCAGGCATGGCCTCGCGCATGGGCGCAGCCAAGGCCCTGCTTTCCCTGCCCTCGTTGCCCGAAGGCGGGCGCTGCTCGGCCCTGAGGGGGCTGGTCAGTCTGTACCGTTCCCTTGGTGTGGAAAATGTGGTGATCGTCAGCGGCTTTCATGCCGAAATTGTGGAAGCCGAGGCACTGGCGCAGGGGCTGACCGCAGTGCGGAATCCCGACCCGCAGCGGGGCATGTTTTCATCTGTGCAGACTGGTGTGGAGGCCCTGTTGAAGGGCGGTTTTGAGGGACAGTTTTTTGTGCAGCCTGTGGATGTTCCGCTGGTGCGGCCCCTGACCATCAGGGCTTTGCTCGACGCCATCGGGCAGGAAGAGGCCAACCAGGCGGCAGCGCTGGCTGTGAGTGGCAAGGCCGCGCTCATGCCGGTGCTTGTGCCGACATTTGACGACCAGGAGGGGCATCCTCCCTTGATTCCCATGACTTTGGCCCCGCATATTCTGGCGCATCAGGGGCACAACGGGCTGCGCGGGGCGCTGGAAGGCGCGCCCTTGCGGCATGTACCTGTGGCTGACGCCCTGATTCTGGAAGATATGGACACCCCCGACGACTATGCGCGCCTGCGCGTGCTGGCCCGTGAGCGGCATACCCTCTCGCCTGTGGAGGCGGAATGCCTGCTGCACACGTGCAATGTGCCGGAAAAAGGCTTGCGTCACGCGCGGGCAGTGGGGGCCGTGGCCTGCTGCCTGGCCGAGGCTCTGGCCCATGCGCGTGAGGCCGCAGGGTATGACGCCGGGGTGGATCCCCGCCTGGCGCTGGCTGGCGGGTTGCTGCATGATATCTGCAAAGGCCAGCCCAGGCATGAGGCTGCTGCTGGGGAATTTTTGCGGCGGCTGGAATTGCCGGAAATGGCGCGGCTGGTGCAGGATCACCGTGATCTGTCCCTGCCGGAGGACGAGCCGGTCACAGAGCGCGAATTGGTCTATCTGGCGGACAAGTATTGCTACGGCGGCAACTTTGTGCCCGTGCAGCGGCGTTTTGGCCTCAAACTGGAGGCTTACGCCCAGGATGCTCCGGCCTGCGAGGCCATCCAGGGGCGGCTTGGTCGCGTCAAGGCGCTGGAAGAGCGCATTGCCCGCGAAATAGGCAAAGAACCCGCCCTGGTGGCGGAACGCGCCCTTGTGCGTAATTGCAATGCTGCGCGCGGCACCGCCCGGCGTGAGGTTGCATGA
- a CDS encoding multidrug efflux SMR transporter: MLRSKPYHWCCLLASVFLEVGGTLVMKLAQGWAFPHAQILGLVVMWLAIAMSYFFLSKAVTGIPVGVTFAFWEGLGLTCITLGSVLFLNEALTLRRALGLACVLSGALLVNYGTGHGTPKPTREESPTASGKAEARKPRAEGPALNSGLAAGGNR, encoded by the coding sequence ATGCTTAGATCAAAACCGTACCATTGGTGCTGCCTTCTTGCCTCCGTATTTCTGGAGGTGGGCGGAACACTTGTCATGAAGCTGGCGCAAGGCTGGGCTTTTCCTCACGCACAGATTTTGGGGCTGGTTGTCATGTGGCTGGCCATCGCCATGTCCTACTTTTTTTTGTCCAAGGCCGTTACGGGCATCCCCGTCGGCGTGACCTTTGCCTTCTGGGAAGGGTTGGGCCTGACCTGCATCACCCTGGGCAGCGTGCTTTTTCTGAACGAAGCCCTGACCTTGCGCCGCGCGTTGGGCCTGGCCTGCGTGCTGTCTGGCGCTTTGCTGGTCAATTACGGGACCGGGCACGGAACTCCCAAACCCACCCGCGAGGAATCCCCCACGGCCAGCGGCAAGGCTGAAGCCCGCAAGCCACGCGCAGAAGGGCCTGCCCTGAATAGCGGCCTTGCCGCAGGAGGGAACAGATGA
- a CDS encoding SMR family transporter produces MDISSLFQNAALPLVLLAAALDVTANMLLVRSDSFRRRAVGLLALALVGLAFYCLSLAVHHMDLAVAYAMWGGFGVLGTSVGGWLLLRQKLYPCAFAGIALLVCGMVLLHTS; encoded by the coding sequence ATGGATATTTCAAGCCTGTTCCAAAACGCCGCCCTGCCGCTGGTTTTGCTGGCCGCCGCGCTGGACGTGACCGCCAACATGCTGCTGGTGCGCTCAGACAGCTTCCGTCGCCGCGCCGTGGGCCTGCTGGCCCTTGCGCTGGTGGGGCTGGCTTTCTATTGCCTTTCACTGGCAGTTCATCATATGGATTTGGCCGTGGCTTACGCCATGTGGGGCGGTTTTGGCGTGCTTGGCACATCCGTAGGCGGATGGCTGTTGCTGCGCCAAAAGCTCTACCCCTGCGCATTTGCAGGCATTGCCCTGCTTGTCTGCGGCATGGTGCTGCTGCACACAAGCTGA